The Desulfovibrio sp. genome has a window encoding:
- a CDS encoding ATP-dependent 6-phosphofructokinase, giving the protein MPTRARKKGLDTRIKTLGAATIPSPLTYCHFVPDDQLIPIRVSDEDLDEGDQENDVLFEPAGPRSRIYFDSSKVKAAIVTCGGLCPGINDVIRAIVMEAHHNYNMAATLGIRFGLQGFIPKYGHEIVELTPQNVANIHEFGGTMLGSSRGPQQPEEIVDALERSNIGVLFVIGGDGTLKAAQKIHEEVARRGSRISVIGVPKTIDNDVNLVTQSFGFDTAVEKATEAIRCAHTEALAALNGVGLVKLMGRESGFIAAQATLALKEVNYVLVPEDQFQLLGENGLLPSLEKRLKARKHALIVVAEGAGQHLLQQSGHTDASGNLVLGDIATLLSREITAYAKERGMPLTLKYIDPSYMIRSVPANSNDRVYCGFLGQFAVHAAMAGKTGMVVSKVYGRFVHLPLELVTRKRKKLDLGSDYWRAVLESTGQFEVSPMRGQGAAQCI; this is encoded by the coding sequence ATGCCCACTCGCGCCAGGAAAAAAGGACTCGACACCCGCATCAAGACGCTTGGGGCTGCCACCATCCCCTCGCCGCTCACCTATTGCCATTTCGTTCCTGACGACCAGCTCATTCCCATACGGGTCTCGGACGAGGATCTGGACGAGGGCGACCAGGAAAACGACGTCCTGTTCGAACCGGCCGGGCCCCGCTCACGGATTTATTTCGACTCCTCCAAGGTGAAGGCGGCCATCGTCACCTGCGGCGGGCTGTGTCCGGGCATAAACGACGTGATCCGGGCCATCGTCATGGAGGCCCACCACAATTACAATATGGCGGCCACCCTGGGCATCCGCTTCGGCCTGCAGGGGTTCATACCCAAATACGGCCACGAGATAGTGGAGCTCACCCCCCAGAACGTGGCCAACATCCACGAGTTCGGGGGCACCATGCTCGGGTCCTCGCGCGGGCCGCAGCAGCCCGAGGAAATCGTGGACGCCCTGGAGCGCTCCAACATCGGGGTGCTGTTCGTCATCGGCGGCGACGGCACTCTGAAAGCCGCCCAGAAGATCCATGAGGAAGTGGCCAGGCGAGGTTCCAGGATATCGGTCATCGGTGTTCCCAAAACCATCGACAACGACGTCAACCTGGTCACCCAGTCCTTCGGCTTCGACACGGCCGTGGAAAAGGCCACCGAGGCCATCCGTTGCGCTCACACCGAGGCCCTGGCCGCCCTCAATGGCGTGGGTCTGGTGAAACTTATGGGCCGCGAATCAGGTTTCATTGCGGCCCAGGCCACCCTGGCCCTCAAAGAGGTGAACTACGTGCTCGTGCCCGAGGACCAGTTCCAGCTTTTGGGCGAGAACGGCCTGCTGCCTTCCCTGGAGAAACGCCTCAAGGCCAGAAAACACGCCCTGATCGTGGTGGCCGAGGGGGCGGGCCAGCACCTGCTGCAGCAGTCCGGCCACACCGACGCATCGGGCAATCTGGTGCTGGGCGACATCGCCACGCTTCTTTCGCGCGAAATTACAGCCTATGCCAAAGAGCGCGGCATGCCGCTGACGCTCAAATACATCGACCCCAGCTACATGATCCGCTCCGTGCCGGCCAACTCCAACGACCGCGTCTACTGCGGCTTTCTGGGGCAGTTCGCGGTGCACGCGGCCATGGCCGGAAAAACCGGGATGGTGGTGAGCAAGGTATACGGCCGGTTCGTGCACCTGCCCCTGGAACTGGTGACCAGAAAGCGCAAGAAGCTCGACCTGGGGTCGGATTATTGGCGGGCGGTGCTGGAGTCCACCGGGCAGTTCGAGGTGTCGCCCATGCGGGGTCAGGGGGCCGCGCAGTGCATATGA
- a CDS encoding glycosyltransferase family 39 protein: MTTTANNSDTRSVINTVVLCAILAIGTGLRFYDLGVPSMWWDEILVPLISRFPATSILEWLRFVEVHPPLYYLLTKLVMNVDASDHALRLLSALPGALSIYVLYRMGKELFGSPAGLVAAGLLAVNPYAIWLSRIVRPYSLFLFLFLVSLWALGRWMQRGGGRALLCVLAANLLLFWTHYMMVVLTPAFGLAVLARSWPKLKDFWLFVVGTGASFLSILPFFLQNFGKTHWLGIASPLTILAGVGENALKLAWFFKGPLGWGLIALAIVGSWQCARRFKASFWTGMAFAVIPVAVVMAGKLAWTHEPRYFIFLLPLLLLAIGIAIQTFCGFDRPRLAVWAGLGLTVLIGLATLSHSGSLYSDKTLFGLDWIKYKVVARMIPPIVKNGEPVIVSEEGLQNALDWYLERQAGPNPLRNVRITPQDKDIIVNFLWFERLGHLAVTKEELADKFPGLVDVGTVDMLTFYKAVLPRDPVQKAVTLPWERAFSGPKDALGASHALEGLTMTPFWGGELQPSVNGVPGFVEYAVDTLAQQPVGKIEISYRYSNTGQGNMIRVMARFDDEPWVQAMESHGPDPHFYRRTFLERTAPFKRLTVRVEMTCSMITAQYPGGNLGSLTLKEVLIALGEK, from the coding sequence GTGACCACTACCGCCAACAACAGCGATACTCGCAGCGTCATCAATACTGTCGTCCTTTGTGCCATACTGGCCATTGGAACCGGTTTGCGCTTCTACGACCTGGGCGTCCCGTCCATGTGGTGGGACGAAATCCTCGTGCCGCTCATCAGCCGTTTTCCGGCAACGTCCATTCTGGAATGGCTCCGCTTCGTGGAGGTGCACCCGCCGCTGTATTACCTGCTGACCAAGCTCGTAATGAACGTGGACGCGTCGGACCATGCGCTGAGGCTCTTGTCCGCCCTGCCGGGCGCTCTTTCAATATACGTCCTTTACCGGATGGGCAAAGAGCTTTTCGGTTCTCCCGCCGGGCTCGTGGCGGCCGGGCTTCTGGCCGTTAATCCCTACGCCATCTGGCTCTCGCGAATCGTAAGGCCCTACAGCCTTTTCCTGTTTCTTTTTCTTGTTTCGCTGTGGGCGCTTGGCCGCTGGATGCAGCGCGGAGGCGGCAGAGCCCTTCTGTGCGTGCTTGCCGCGAACCTGCTTCTATTCTGGACCCATTACATGATGGTGGTCTTAACCCCGGCGTTCGGCCTGGCCGTGCTGGCACGGTCATGGCCAAAGCTCAAGGATTTCTGGCTGTTCGTGGTTGGAACCGGCGCGTCCTTCCTCTCCATCCTTCCTTTTTTTCTACAGAACTTCGGCAAGACGCATTGGCTGGGCATCGCTTCTCCCCTGACCATCCTGGCCGGAGTGGGCGAAAACGCCCTGAAGCTGGCCTGGTTCTTCAAGGGTCCTCTGGGTTGGGGGCTCATCGCTCTGGCGATAGTTGGTTCCTGGCAGTGCGCCAGGCGTTTCAAAGCCTCGTTCTGGACAGGAATGGCCTTTGCCGTAATTCCTGTGGCAGTTGTCATGGCCGGGAAACTGGCATGGACCCATGAACCCCGATATTTCATCTTCCTCCTTCCCCTGTTGCTTCTGGCAATTGGAATTGCCATCCAGACGTTCTGCGGCTTTGATCGGCCCAGACTCGCTGTTTGGGCCGGACTGGGATTGACCGTGCTTATCGGGCTGGCGACGCTGTCGCACTCGGGTTCGCTGTATTCCGACAAGACGCTCTTCGGGCTCGATTGGATAAAATACAAGGTCGTGGCCCGGATGATTCCGCCCATAGTGAAAAACGGCGAGCCGGTCATTGTTTCCGAAGAAGGTTTGCAAAACGCCCTGGACTGGTACCTGGAACGCCAGGCAGGGCCGAATCCTCTGCGAAACGTACGGATTACGCCCCAGGACAAGGACATCATCGTCAATTTTCTCTGGTTCGAACGCCTGGGGCATCTCGCAGTAACCAAAGAGGAACTCGCGGATAAATTCCCGGGTTTGGTCGACGTGGGCACGGTGGACATGCTCACGTTCTACAAGGCGGTCCTGCCGCGCGACCCGGTACAGAAAGCCGTCACCCTGCCCTGGGAACGCGCTTTCTCCGGCCCGAAGGACGCATTAGGCGCAAGCCACGCCCTTGAGGGGCTCACCATGACGCCCTTCTGGGGAGGGGAACTCCAGCCGTCGGTAAATGGCGTTCCCGGATTCGTGGAATACGCGGTGGACACCCTTGCCCAGCAGCCGGTCGGGAAGATCGAGATATCCTACAGGTACAGCAATACCGGCCAGGGAAATATGATTCGCGTCATGGCCCGCTTCGACGACGAACCCTGGGTTCAGGCCATGGAAAGCCACGGGCCCGACCCGCACTTTTACCGCCGGACGTTCCTGGAAAGGACCGCTCCTTTCAAACGGTTGACCGTGCGGGTGGAAATGACCTGTTCCATGATCACCGCCCAGTACCCCGGCGGCAATCTCGGCTCGCTCACCTTGAAGGAAGTCCTGATCGCCCTTGGCGAGAAGTGA
- the aroL gene encoding shikimate kinase AroL, protein MAVSAEKNIYLVGPRACGKTTIGRMLAKALGRPFMDLDEEFVETTGRTIADVVETEGWDSFRELETAVLAAVAETPGNVVATGGGAVLKARNRELLSGGVVVYLQTDPEKVVERLMAELKPDQRPALTELSLEDEVRKTVLDREPYYMAVAHLVAPDRPLEELAERLAQELKDWQE, encoded by the coding sequence ATGGCGGTATCAGCGGAAAAGAACATCTACCTGGTGGGTCCCAGGGCCTGCGGCAAGACCACCATCGGCAGGATGCTGGCCAAGGCTCTGGGGCGGCCCTTCATGGATCTGGATGAGGAGTTCGTGGAGACCACCGGCCGCACCATCGCCGACGTGGTCGAAACCGAGGGTTGGGACAGCTTCCGTGAGCTGGAGACGGCCGTGCTGGCAGCGGTGGCCGAAACCCCGGGCAACGTGGTGGCCACTGGCGGCGGCGCGGTGCTCAAGGCGCGTAATCGCGAATTGCTTTCGGGCGGCGTGGTGGTCTATCTGCAGACGGACCCTGAAAAGGTTGTGGAGCGGCTCATGGCCGAATTAAAGCCCGACCAGCGTCCGGCCCTGACCGAGCTGTCGCTTGAAGACGAGGTGCGAAAGACCGTTCTCGACCGCGAGCCCTACTACATGGCCGTGGCCCATCTTGTAGCGCCGGACCGCCCCCTGGAAGAGCTGGCCGAACGCCTGGCCCAGGAGCTCAAGGATTGGCAGGAGTGA
- a CDS encoding class II aldolase/adducin family protein, with protein MKRLLTKYADKIAAARLAAPGTPLLAGLDDALVFSREAPEAEVLAGVFARMSINSLLFLPPAEPYATIVDFLAARSDGAITPSDCETRTFLHDLPVVAEFTAEAIASALKRRKSVIVPGVGVVAHGTVSPEQAFVSASSVCFACFVKFFADYLSLCRCDKPDEEYTAAFKRAAQFLPPMHHRAPDLLAGPFENRDAIVRAMDQAGKATVGFGLVDSFFGNISYCHDDVLYISQTGSSLDELPDCVDPCHLDGSTCAGLTASSELMAHQGIVLKTRARAILHGHPRFAVIMSMDCDKQACDKIGRCHIECTEPRFVWDVPVVPGEVGTGPRGLVNTLPPAMTGRRGVIVYGHGLFAVGREDFREPFATLLEVENYCREEYFRRVEKLSA; from the coding sequence ATGAAACGACTGCTCACGAAATACGCCGACAAAATCGCGGCCGCCCGCCTGGCAGCGCCTGGAACTCCGCTCCTGGCCGGCCTGGACGACGCCCTGGTGTTCAGCAGGGAAGCGCCGGAAGCCGAGGTCCTGGCCGGGGTCTTTGCGCGCATGAGCATCAACTCCCTGCTCTTTCTGCCCCCGGCCGAGCCTTACGCCACCATCGTGGACTTCCTGGCGGCCCGCTCAGACGGGGCCATAACGCCGAGCGATTGCGAAACCCGGACATTTTTGCACGACCTGCCCGTGGTGGCCGAGTTCACTGCCGAGGCCATCGCCTCCGCACTGAAGCGCCGCAAGAGCGTCATCGTGCCGGGCGTGGGCGTGGTGGCCCATGGAACAGTGAGCCCCGAGCAGGCCTTCGTGAGCGCAAGCTCCGTGTGTTTTGCCTGCTTCGTGAAGTTCTTCGCGGACTACCTGTCGCTTTGCCGCTGCGACAAGCCCGACGAGGAATACACGGCAGCCTTCAAAAGGGCCGCCCAGTTCCTGCCCCCCATGCACCACCGTGCGCCGGACTTGCTGGCCGGGCCTTTCGAGAACCGCGACGCCATTGTCAGGGCCATGGATCAGGCCGGCAAGGCGACCGTGGGTTTCGGGCTGGTGGACTCGTTTTTCGGAAATATTTCGTACTGCCACGACGACGTGCTCTACATCAGCCAGACCGGCTCCTCCCTGGACGAGCTGCCGGACTGCGTAGACCCCTGCCACCTGGACGGATCGACCTGCGCCGGACTCACCGCATCGAGCGAACTCATGGCCCACCAGGGGATCGTGCTGAAAACCAGGGCCAGGGCCATCCTGCACGGGCATCCCCGCTTCGCCGTAATCATGTCCATGGACTGCGACAAACAGGCCTGCGACAAGATCGGTCGCTGCCACATAGAGTGCACTGAGCCGAGATTCGTCTGGGACGTGCCTGTTGTGCCGGGCGAAGTGGGCACCGGGCCACGGGGGCTGGTGAACACCCTGCCCCCAGCCATGACCGGCAGGCGCGGCGTGATCGTCTATGGGCACGGGCTGTTTGCCGTGGGCCGGGAGGATTTCCGCGAGCCTTTCGCCACGCTCTTGGAAGTGGAGAACTACTGCCGGGAGGAATATTTCAGGCGCGTGGAGAAGTTAAGCGCCTGA
- a CDS encoding aldehyde ferredoxin oxidoreductase family protein — MNGWTGTILRVDLSTGSVTREASDSEVLRRNIGGKGLAGHYLDPFIHLPWNHPDMPLCLFTGPLVATIAPTSGRACLATRSPLTGTFSDASVGGSLGTQLKKAGLDGIVITGQAKHPIGIVIEDGSVQLRDASFLSGLTRAQVRQSLDFKGSMAVVGPAAESGVKFSCVMVDEHHAFGRGGMGLSWAAKNLKYLAVKGSGKVRVADPEGLKKAREDIFRLVAASPVLSGGHGFSCFGTGALYDLMDSRRMMPTDNFRASHFDPAGNLNAVRYKETYHTSKHGCRGCHIQCKKVAEDGRSMPEFETMSHFTALIGLEDMELVVAANALCNDLGMDTISSAVTLACHAEITGERLTPSRVLELLNEIGHGRLPELGLGAAGYAAAKGRPETAMTVKGMELPAYDPRGAYGMSLAYALSTRGGCHLRAYPVSHEILRKPVATDRFSFLGKARIIKIAEDANAVVDSLTACKFIFFGASLEEYAHAYQAVTGEPSSAQDLLRLGERIYYRERIMNARLGFTSAHDDIPARFFEAPGEHGLAQDIRPVPREEFLEARAKYYAIRGLTEDGMPKEEKAKELGLEESFRGKPLL; from the coding sequence ATGAACGGCTGGACGGGCACCATATTGCGGGTGGACCTCTCGACGGGAAGCGTCACCAGGGAAGCGTCCGACAGCGAGGTCTTGCGCCGAAACATCGGCGGCAAAGGCCTGGCCGGGCATTATCTGGACCCCTTCATCCACCTGCCCTGGAACCATCCGGACATGCCCTTGTGCCTTTTCACCGGCCCCCTGGTGGCCACCATAGCCCCCACCTCCGGCCGGGCCTGCCTGGCCACCCGCTCCCCCCTCACCGGGACCTTCAGCGACGCCTCCGTGGGCGGCAGCCTGGGCACGCAGCTGAAAAAGGCCGGACTCGACGGAATCGTCATCACCGGCCAGGCAAAGCACCCTATCGGTATCGTCATCGAGGACGGCTCCGTCCAGCTCCGGGATGCATCCTTCCTTTCCGGCCTCACCCGCGCCCAGGTGCGTCAGTCCCTGGACTTCAAAGGATCAATGGCAGTTGTGGGACCGGCCGCCGAATCGGGCGTCAAGTTCTCCTGCGTCATGGTGGACGAACACCATGCCTTCGGGCGCGGCGGCATGGGCCTTTCCTGGGCGGCCAAGAACCTGAAGTACCTGGCTGTCAAAGGTTCGGGCAAGGTCCGCGTGGCCGACCCGGAAGGCTTGAAGAAAGCCCGCGAGGACATCTTTCGCCTGGTGGCCGCATCCCCCGTGCTCTCCGGCGGACACGGCTTCTCCTGCTTCGGCACCGGCGCCCTCTACGACCTGATGGATTCGCGGCGCATGATGCCCACGGACAACTTCAGGGCCTCACACTTCGACCCGGCCGGAAACCTGAACGCCGTGCGCTACAAGGAAACCTACCACACCAGCAAGCACGGCTGCCGGGGCTGCCACATCCAGTGCAAGAAGGTGGCCGAGGACGGGCGTTCCATGCCCGAATTCGAGACCATGTCCCACTTCACGGCCCTGATCGGCCTTGAGGACATGGAGCTGGTGGTCGCGGCCAACGCCCTGTGCAACGACCTGGGCATGGACACCATCTCCAGCGCCGTGACCCTGGCCTGCCACGCCGAAATCACCGGCGAGCGCCTTACCCCCTCGCGCGTACTCGAACTGCTCAACGAAATCGGCCACGGCCGCCTTCCCGAACTGGGCCTTGGCGCCGCCGGGTACGCCGCCGCCAAGGGGCGTCCCGAAACCGCCATGACCGTCAAGGGCATGGAACTGCCCGCCTACGACCCGCGCGGGGCCTACGGCATGAGCCTGGCCTACGCGCTGTCCACCCGGGGGGGCTGCCATCTGCGCGCCTATCCGGTCAGCCACGAAATACTTCGCAAGCCCGTGGCCACGGACCGCTTCAGCTTCCTGGGAAAGGCCCGCATCATAAAGATAGCCGAAGACGCCAACGCCGTGGTGGACTCGTTAACAGCCTGCAAGTTCATCTTCTTCGGCGCCTCGCTGGAAGAATACGCCCACGCCTACCAGGCCGTCACCGGCGAGCCGTCCTCGGCCCAGGACCTCCTGCGCCTGGGCGAGCGCATCTACTACCGCGAACGCATCATGAACGCGCGGTTGGGCTTCACCAGCGCCCACGACGACATACCGGCCCGGTTCTTCGAAGCCCCCGGCGAACACGGCCTAGCGCAAGATATCCGCCCCGTGCCCCGCGAAGAATTCCTGGAGGCCAGGGCGAAATATTACGCCATACGCGGGCTGACCGAAGACGGAATGCCGAAGGAAGAGAAGGCGAAAGAATTGGGATTGGAAGAGAGTTTCCGGGGGAAACCCCTTTTGTGA